In Kwoniella newhampshirensis strain CBS 13917 chromosome 2, whole genome shotgun sequence, one DNA window encodes the following:
- a CDS encoding translation elongation factor EF-1 alpha produces MGKEKGHVNVVVIGHVDSGKSTTTGHLIYKCGGIDKRTIEKFEKEAAELGKSSFKYAWVLDKLKAERERGITIDIALWKFETPKYQVTVIDAPGHRDFIKNMITGTSQADCAILIIATGIGEFEAGISKDGQTREHALLAFTLGVRQLIVACNKMDTCKWSEDRFNEIVKETTNFIKKVGYNPKSVPFVPISGWHGDNMLEESTNMSWYKGWTKETKAGAAKGKTLLEAIDAIDPPQRPTDKPLRLPLQDVYKIGGIGTVPVGRVETGVIKAGMVVTFAPTNVTTEVKSVEMHHEQIPEGLPGDNVGFNVKNVSIKDIRRGNVCSDSKNDPAKEAASFNAQVIVLNHPGQIGAGYTPVLDCHTAHIACKFAELIEKIDRRTGKVMEAAPKFVKSGDAAIVRLVSQKPLCVEAYADYPPLGRFAVRDMRQTVAVGVIKSVEKSDGKGGKVTKAAEKATKKK; encoded by the exons ATGGGTaag GAGAAGGGTCACGTTAacgtcgtcgtcattgGTCACGTCGACTCCGGAAAGTCTACTACCACTGGTCACTTGATCTACAAGTGTGGTGGTATCGACAAGCGAACCATCGAGAAgttcgagaaggaggctGCCGAGCTCGGTAAAT CTTCCTTCAAGTACGCTTGGGTCCTCGACAAACTCAAGGccgagcgagagcgaggtATCACCATCGACATTGCTCTTTGGAAGTTCGAGACCCCCAAGTACCAGGTCACCGTCATTGACGCTCCCGGTCACCGAGACTTCATCAAGAACATGATCACCGGTACCTCTCAGGCCGATTGTGCCATTCTTATCATTGCCACCGGTATCGGAGAGTTCGAGGCCGGTATCTCCAAGGATGGTCAGACCCGAGAGCACGCTTTGCTCGCCTTCACCCTTGGTGTCAGGCAGCTCATCGTCGCCTGTAACAAGATGGACACCTGTAAGTGGTCCGAGGACCGATTCAACGAAATCGTCAAGGAGACCACCAACTTCATCAAGAAG GTCGGTTACAACCCCAAGTCCGTCCCCTTCGTCCCCATCTCCGGTTGGCACGGTGACAACATGTTGGAGGAGTCCACCAA CATGTCCTGGTACAAGGGATGGACTAAGGAGACCAAGGCCGGTGCCGCCAAGGGTAAGACCCTTCTCGAGGCCATCGACGCTATC GACCCTCCTCAGCGACCCACCGACAAGCCCCTCcgacttcctctccagGATGTCTACAAGATTGGTGGTATCGGCACAGTGCCCGTCGGCCGAGTCGAGACCGGTGTCATCAAGGCAGGTATGGTTGTCACCTTCGCCCCTACCAACGTGACCACCGAAGTCAAGTCCGTCGAGATGCACCACGAGCAGATCCCCGAGGGTCTCCCCGGAGACAACGTCGGTTTCAACGTCAAGAACGTCTCCATCAAGGACATCCGACGAGGAAACGTCTGCTCTGACTCCAAGAACGACCCCGCTAAGGAGGCCGCTTCTTTCAACGCCCaggtcatcgtcctcaaccATCCCGGTCAAATCGGTGCTGGTTACACACCTGTGCTTGATTGCCACACT GCCCACATTGCGTGCAAGTTCGCTGAGCtcatcgagaagatcgaccGACGAACCGGTAAggtcatg GAGGCCGCCCCTAAGTTCGTCAAGTCTGGTGACGCCGCCATTGTTCGCCTTGTCAGTCAGAAGCCTCTCTGTGTCGAGGCCTATGCCGATTACCCTCCCCTTGGTCGATTCGCTGTTCGTGACATGAGGCAGACTGTCGCCGTCGGCGTCATTAAGTCTGTCGAGAAGTCGGACGGAAAAGGGGGCAAGGTCACCAAGGCCG CCGAGAAGGCTaccaagaagaagtaa
- a CDS encoding ribosome biogenesis protein NSA2, producing MEEHRKRHGRRMDYEEKKRKRTAREAHKASADAQKMFGHKAKLHHAKRHAEKVQMKKTLKAHDERNVKQKDDGAVKEGALPTYLLDREGQKDAKALSTAVKDRRKDRAAKYAVPLPKVRGIAEEEMFKVIKTGKHKGKAWKRMVNKATFVGEGFTRKPVKLERFIRPMGLRMTKANVTHPELKTTFQLPILGVKKNPQSPLYTSLGVLTKGTIVEVNVSELGMVTTGGKVVWSKYAQITNNPENDGCINSVLLV from the exons ATGGAAGAGCACAGGAAGCGACATGGTCGCCGAATGGACtatgaggagaagaa GCGGAAGCGAACCGCTCGTGAAGCTCACAAGGCCTCTGCCGATGCTCAAAAGATGTTCGGTCACAAGGCTAAGCTCCACCATGCTAAACGACACGCTGAGAAGGtccagatgaagaagacctTGAAGGCTCACGACGAGCGAAATGTCAAGCAGAAGGACGATGGAGCGGTCAAGGAGGGAGCTTTGCCTACTTATCTCTTGGACAGAGAGGGACAGAAG GACGCCAAAGCTTTGTCAACAGCGGTCAAAGATCGAAGAAAAGATCGTGCTGCCAAATATGCCGTGCCATTACCTAAAGTTAGGGGTATcgccgaagaggagatgttCAAGGTCATCAAGACCGGTAAACATAAGGGCAAGGCTTGGAAGAGAATGGTCAACAAGGCTACGTTTGTGGGAGAGGGTTTCACCAGAAAGCCCGTAAAGCTCGAA CGATTCATCCGACCTATGGGCTTG CGTATGACAAAGGCCAATGTCACACATC CCGAGCTGAAGACCACCTTCCAACTTCCTATCCTTGGCGTCAAAAAGAACCCCCAATCACCGCTGTATACGTCTCTTG GTGTCCTTACAAAAGGTACGATCGTCGAGGTCAACGTCAGTGAGCTGGGTATGGTCACCACAGGAGGAAAGGTCGTCTGGTCCA AATACGCCCAGATCACGAACAACCCCGAAAACGACGGTTGCATCAACTCGGTCCTCTTGGTTTAA